A part of Gammaproteobacteria bacterium genomic DNA contains:
- the dnaK gene encoding chaperone protein DnaK — protein MGKIIGIDLGTTNSCVAVMESGKPRVIENSEGDRTTPSIVAFAGDEVIVGQSAKRQAVTNPKNTLFAIKRLIGRRFEDEVVKRDMGMVPYAIARADNGDAWVEISGKKMAPPEISARILMKMKKTAEDYLGETVTEAVITVPAYFNDSQRQATKAAGRIAGLEVKRIINEPTAAALAYGMDKKRGDSKIAVYDLGGGTFDISIIEIAEVEGEHQFEVLSTNGDTFLGGEDFDKRIIDHLVEQFQRESGINLRNDPLALQRMKEAAEKSKIELSSSQQTDINLPYITADASGPKHLNYKLTRAKLESLVEELIEKTVEPCRIALKDAGLSASAIDEVILVGGQTRMPKVQEVVKRIFNRDPRKDVNPDEAVAVGAAIQAGVLGGEVKDVLLLDVTPLSLGIETLGGVMTKLIDKNTTIPTRAQQVFSTAEDGQTAVTVHVLQGERQMAGANKSLGRFDLSGIPPAPRGAPQIEVTFDIDANGILNVSAKDKATNREQSIVIRASSGLSEDEINRMVKDAEVHAAEDRKFQDLINARNHADSLLHATKKSLADLGEKVSGSERVTIESAIRDLEQVIKGDDKNVIEAKSRILSEAASKMAEQMYAQTGGGPTAGPTGPTGGGHGGPTNHESGGKGGDKVHGDVVDAEFEEVTRVKK, from the coding sequence ATGGGAAAAATTATCGGTATTGACCTTGGGACCACCAATTCCTGTGTAGCAGTCATGGAGAGTGGCAAACCTCGGGTCATCGAGAACAGCGAGGGTGACCGAACCACGCCTTCTATCGTTGCCTTCGCTGGTGATGAGGTCATTGTAGGCCAGAGTGCCAAGCGCCAAGCGGTGACCAACCCCAAGAACACATTATTTGCTATTAAACGCCTCATTGGTCGCCGTTTCGAGGATGAAGTAGTTAAGCGCGACATGGGTATGGTGCCTTACGCCATTGCTCGTGCCGACAACGGCGATGCTTGGGTCGAGATCAGCGGCAAAAAGATGGCACCGCCTGAAATTTCGGCGCGGATTTTAATGAAGATGAAAAAGACCGCCGAGGATTATCTGGGTGAGACTGTCACTGAGGCGGTCATCACCGTCCCCGCCTACTTCAATGATTCTCAGCGTCAGGCTACCAAGGCTGCTGGACGCATCGCTGGGCTGGAGGTCAAGCGCATCATAAACGAGCCGACAGCGGCGGCGCTTGCCTATGGTATGGACAAAAAACGTGGGGATTCCAAGATCGCGGTCTATGATCTTGGTGGCGGTACTTTCGATATTTCCATCATTGAAATCGCCGAGGTCGAGGGCGAGCATCAATTCGAAGTATTGTCTACTAACGGCGATACCTTCCTCGGGGGCGAGGATTTCGACAAGCGCATCATCGACCACCTGGTCGAGCAATTCCAACGCGAAAGCGGCATCAATCTGCGTAACGATCCGCTTGCTCTACAACGGATGAAGGAAGCGGCTGAAAAATCTAAGATTGAACTGTCATCCAGTCAACAGACAGATATCAATCTGCCTTACATCACTGCCGACGCGAGTGGCCCCAAGCACCTTAATTACAAATTGACCCGCGCCAAGCTAGAATCGTTAGTCGAGGAATTGATCGAAAAAACCGTCGAACCTTGCCGTATCGCGCTTAAAGACGCGGGATTGTCAGCTTCTGCGATTGATGAGGTCATTTTGGTGGGTGGCCAGACGCGGATGCCGAAGGTTCAGGAAGTAGTCAAGCGCATCTTCAATCGTGACCCACGCAAGGATGTGAATCCCGACGAGGCAGTAGCGGTGGGTGCGGCCATTCAGGCGGGTGTATTGGGTGGTGAGGTCAAGGACGTGCTCTTGCTTGATGTCACGCCGCTATCCCTCGGGATTGAAACTCTGGGTGGCGTGATGACTAAGCTCATTGACAAGAACACCACGATTCCGACCCGTGCCCAGCAGGTCTTTTCAACTGCCGAGGACGGTCAGACGGCGGTAACCGTGCATGTTCTTCAAGGTGAACGTCAGATGGCCGGTGCGAATAAATCGCTGGGTCGTTTCGACCTGAGCGGCATTCCTCCAGCACCGCGCGGAGCACCGCAGATTGAAGTCACCTTTGACATCGACGCCAACGGAATTCTCAATGTTTCCGCTAAGGACAAGGCCACCAACCGCGAGCAATCCATTGTCATTCGCGCCTCTAGTGGTTTGTCCGAGGATGAGATCAACCGTATGGTGAAGGATGCCGAAGTTCATGCTGCCGAGGATCGCAAATTCCAAGATCTGATTAATGCCCGTAATCATGCCGATAGTTTACTCCATGCTACTAAGAAATCGCTTGCTGACCTCGGCGAGAAGGTGAGTGGTTCCGAACGCGTGACTATTGAATCAGCGATCCGTGACCTGGAACAGGTAATCAAGGGTGATGATAAGAATGTAATTGAGGCTAAATCCCGCATTTTGTCTGAGGCCGCGAGCAAAATGGCGGAGCAGATGTACGCTCAGACCGGCGGTGGTCCGACGGCAGGTCCAACCGGACCAACAGGTGGTGGTCATGGTGGGCCAACTAATCATGAATCCGGTG
- a CDS encoding hypothetical protein (Evidence 5 : Unknown function), with amino-acid sequence MSSHILTSLPVNRSIAHSWWAVVMSGEPNGNRTEHRLA; translated from the coding sequence TTGAGTTCCCATATTCTCACTTCCCTACCCGTTAATCGATCCATCGCTCATTCCTGGTGGGCGGTGGTCATGTCTGGAGAACCTAATGGAAACCGAACCGAGCATCGTCTCGCGTAA
- the grpE gene encoding Protein GrpE — METEPSIVSRNAQESSTASTPSAIDSVGANERQDNKEEFQNENHWEFSNAELRRLVDESRARADAHWNDLLRSRADVENIRRRAERDVENAHKFALERFSTELLPVKDSLELGLAATVSDAAKLREGMDLTLKMLTNAMAKFGIREVNPTNERFNPELHQAMTVRPNSTVPPNTVLAVYQKGYTLNERLIRPALVIVSRAPENGAAGEA, encoded by the coding sequence ATGGAAACCGAACCGAGCATCGTCTCGCGTAACGCTCAGGAATCATCCACCGCGTCCACTCCAAGTGCCATCGACTCGGTGGGTGCGAATGAACGCCAAGACAATAAAGAAGAATTCCAAAACGAGAACCATTGGGAGTTCTCCAACGCGGAATTGCGGCGACTGGTAGATGAATCCCGCGCTCGGGCAGATGCTCACTGGAATGATTTATTGCGCTCACGCGCAGATGTAGAAAATATCCGCCGTCGCGCCGAACGGGATGTCGAAAATGCCCATAAATTCGCGCTGGAGCGTTTCAGTACCGAACTTTTGCCCGTCAAGGATAGTCTAGAGCTTGGGCTTGCCGCGACGGTGTCCGACGCGGCTAAACTGCGCGAAGGCATGGACCTCACCTTAAAAATGTTGACCAACGCCATGGCAAAGTTTGGCATTCGTGAGGTCAATCCTACAAATGAACGTTTCAATCCAGAATTGCACCAAGCCATGACCGTGCGGCCAAATTCCACAGTGCCGCCAAATACTGTGCTCGCGGTTTATCAAAAGGGTTATACCCTGAACGAACGGCTGATTCGTCCGGCGCTGGTAATTGTCTCGCGGGCACCTGAAAACGGTGCGGCGGGCGAAGCGTGA